A segment of the Corylus avellana chromosome ca2, CavTom2PMs-1.0 genome:
AATAATGAAGATGTATTTTCTATCCAATTTTCAATGGTAGATGCAGTAGATGGTATTTTTCAACATATGTTCAATAAGAATTTAGCGTGTATGAAGAGCTACTTCAAAGGGAGCCACGGCGGGCCTCAACTCCTCCTACCCCTTTGAAATGGTAATTCCTGCCTCTAGGTTTATCTTAGGGTTggaaattagtaaaaaaaatataataattaaacattaaGTTTTACTGTCAAATTATTCTAGTAGTATGATAATTACCTAATAAATCTAGtaaataacattactatttACATTGATATGAAACTCTGCACTGTCAATGGTGATGGTTTAGTGgtctaaaaaaaattctcaaagtgATTGGACACGTATTAGGGTGAGAGTTCGACTCCCTAAAATAGAGAATCTTCAATCTTATTCGTATTAGCTGCCTTGAGTCCAGCCTATAGCTTAATCAGACTTAAGAGAGCGCATCTAGCTCTCGCCATTTAAAACTTTCATGTGCAACCTCTACTGAATATGTGTTACTAAGATCACAACCAACAATTAGGCCCTTTTTGCTCAGCTTCCATTGACATGTGCTATTATAGTCATGTCAAGCTATTATGCCCCTTTTGTGCAGCTTCCATGgaacaaataataatatcttATGGTTGATCTCCCCTTCATATGTTTtagaattggaaaaaaaaaatgatattcttcttcttctagattgtttttctttgaagaaaaaaaaagtcacaagaTCGGACGGTTAACCGGACGGACATGCTTACTCGTGAGAAACACCAAGCACTCTGTTttccaataaataataaataataaaaaacaagttgtaataagaaaaagaaggtgatagaatataataaaagaaagcaGTTTTACGGGGTCAGATACTCAGATGTCAAACGCAGTATGCAGAGGGAAAAGGAAAGGGAGAGTCCAGGTTCTCTTCACGTAAACCTCCCTGGGTCCCACTCCAACCTTAAACCCACTTCTCCAGCTTTCAGATACGCCTTTCTCACTACTCTTTTTGAGTATTTTCCTTTATTCTGTCCTTGTCGTTTCTCTGTCTATTTCCAACGTTTCTCtgatttttctgggttttttgtATTGGGTCGTGCTTTGTTTTcctggctctctctctctctgccatTTTTCTTTCTGGGTAATCTGAGGGTTGAACTTGAAGATAGCCCACTGGGTCAAGGAAAGGCGGTGGTAGGATTCGTGTAGTgtttcaatttgttttggtaATACTTTTAAGGTTTGAAGTTGGTTTTGCCGCAGGAGGCAGGAGGTTTGTGCTTTTAGATACCCTTTTTCACTTTATCAttatttctgttctttttttattctttttttttttttttttttggatagatTGAACTTGGGTGGTTTTCAATTCGTCTTCTTGATGGGTTGTTTTGGTTATGTGGGGTTGAACAAATCATTTCCTTTTCTGTATTCTTTTCACTTGTTGATTGTAAAACTAGGAGGAGATATAAGCTACTAGAAAAATGTGAGAACCCATAGTTATAGGGAAACCAGACGTTCTTGATAATTGGGTGTCTTAGATCATTGGATCTATTAATGGGTATTTAACTCTTGACAAAGCTTgcttagtaatttttttttataacgagTTACGGAAAATTGGTTTCTGTAATGCGGGTTGTGTTGGTATTTCCTTGAGGAGTTCTGTTATAGGGAATCAGAATTCAGAATGGGGTTCAAGGGCTGTGGTTGAATGAATGCTATTGCTGTTTTGGTGAGAAGATTGGAGTAAACAAGCAAGCGTTTGACTGCGATGTCAAGAGCATTAGctctttctttgttgatttcTTATCTGGTTATCTACGTTGCCGCCGTTGATAATGAGTTTGTGAACTGGAACTGTGACGATGAGGGCTTTTGGAGCATACAAAGCATTTTAGAGTGCCAAAAAGTGAGTGATTTCTTGATTGCAGTAGCATATTTTTCGATCCCCATTGAGCTCCTTTACTTTGTTAGCTGCTCGAACGTTCCATTCAAATGGGTACTTCTTCAGTTCATAGCATTTATAGTGCTTTGTGGATTGACCCATTTGCTCAACGGATGGACTTATTATGGCCCTCACTCGTTCCAGTTGATGCTGTCCCTTACCATTTTCAAATTCCTGACAGCTTTGGTTTCATGTGCAACTGCAATAACCCTTTTGACTTTGATCCCTCTACTTCTCAAAGTAAAAGTGAGGGAGCTTTTCTTGAGGCAAAATGTGTTGGAGTTAGATCAAGAGGTTGGGATGATGAAGAAACAGAAGGAAACGAGTTGGCATGTACGAATGCTAACCAGAGAAATCAGAAAGTCACTTGACAAGCATACTATACTATACACCACTTTGGTTGAGCTTTCCAAGACTTTGGATTTGCAGAATTGTGTGGTTTGGATGCCGAATGAGAGTAGAACAGAGATGAACCTGACGCACGAGTTGAAAACAAGTTATTCGGAGAATTTCCGCCATTCTATCCCAATCAATGATCCTGATGTGTTGGAGATAAGAGGGAGCAAGGGAGTGAGGATTCTAAGGCCTGAGTCGGCCCTGGGGGCTGCAAGCAGTGGTGGTCCTTCTGTTTCAGGTGCCGTGGCAGCAATTCGAATGCCGATGCTTCAGGTTTCGAATTTCAAAGGGGGGACACCGGAGTTGGTTGACACTTGTTATGCTATACTGGTTTTGGTTCTTCCAGCTTCAAACTTTAGAGTCTGGAGTTATCATGAAATGGAGATAGTGGATGTGGTTGCCGACCAGGTGGCTGTGGCTCTCTCTCATGCTGCAGTTCTTGAAGAGTCTCGGCTAATGAGAGAGCAACTGGGAGAGAAAAATCGTGCATTGCAACAAGCCAGGAAGAACGCAATGATGGCAAGTCAGGCAAGGAACACCTTTCAGAAGGTGATGAGTCACGGAATGAGGAGGCCAATGCATTCAATCCTGGGCCTGCTGTCAATAGTTCAAGAGGAGAATATGAGCTTCAAACAGAGGATTATTGTTGACACAATGGTGAAAACTGGCAATGTTCTGTCAACTTTGATAAATGACGTGATGGACATTTCAAGAAAGGATAATGGAAGGTTCCCGTTAGAGATGAGGCCTTTTGGGCTACATTCCATAATCAAGGAAGCTTCTTGTCTTGCCAAGTGCTTGTGCGTGTACAAAGGCTTTGGTTTTGAGATTGATATTCAAAGCTCTTTGCCTGATCAGGTCATAGGTGACGAGAGAAGGgcttttcaattgattttgcATATGGTTGGATATCTACTGAATGTCTATGATGGACGGGGGACTGTCATCTTTCGGGTTTTTCAGGagagtggtactgaggccaagGATGATAAAATGTTGGGAATGTGGAGATCAAGCATGCCAGATGAACATGTTTACATAAAGTTTCAAACTGAGATTAGCGAGAAAGATTCTCAGTCAGATGGATCAATCTCAGCAGCAAATTATGCTGGTAGGCGGTACAACAGCAATGAAGTTAAGGAGGGTCTGAGCTTCAGCATGTGCAAGAAGCTCGTGCAGGTAGGTAATCTAATTATTTGGTATATATCAGTTTTCTGTTTTGATTGCTTTACTTTGTTGATTGCTGCATCGGAAGTGATAAATTTTACCTGTCAGAAATGAATTATTGCCCTTTCAattcattgaattttttaaactaCTTTCAATTTGCATGTAGAGAAAAAAAACCCCTAGCAGTAGGTCAATCGGCTTGCGACCACTCCTTGGAGGTCACTTGTTTGAAtttccccttccccttccccCTCCTCTTGGGGCCAATAAGTTATCAAAAACATTTGCTTGTAAAGAAATTACTGTTATATTGAATTTTCTGATCATATGAAATTAAGATTAATCCTTGAACCTTCTTCACCTCTTCAGATGCCATGCTTACACCATAATACATGGACCTTTGGTGGATCATTGTTGAATACAATGAACCATTTCCTTTCCATAGGAATGTCTGGACGTGTTGTCATTTGATGGATTGATTTATCCATTTCCAGTTGAGATTATTGCAATTTTTCCTCTAACCAATTTGGTAACATGCTAAGTTCTGTCTCGATGATGGATTAGCTAAAGCATTTGCAATGCTTTTCTGGGTTCACTAGTAAATTCCAGATC
Coding sequences within it:
- the LOC132170399 gene encoding protein EIN4; translation: MSRALALSLLISYLVIYVAAVDNEFVNWNCDDEGFWSIQSILECQKVSDFLIAVAYFSIPIELLYFVSCSNVPFKWVLLQFIAFIVLCGLTHLLNGWTYYGPHSFQLMLSLTIFKFLTALVSCATAITLLTLIPLLLKVKVRELFLRQNVLELDQEVGMMKKQKETSWHVRMLTREIRKSLDKHTILYTTLVELSKTLDLQNCVVWMPNESRTEMNLTHELKTSYSENFRHSIPINDPDVLEIRGSKGVRILRPESALGAASSGGPSVSGAVAAIRMPMLQVSNFKGGTPELVDTCYAILVLVLPASNFRVWSYHEMEIVDVVADQVAVALSHAAVLEESRLMREQLGEKNRALQQARKNAMMASQARNTFQKVMSHGMRRPMHSILGLLSIVQEENMSFKQRIIVDTMVKTGNVLSTLINDVMDISRKDNGRFPLEMRPFGLHSIIKEASCLAKCLCVYKGFGFEIDIQSSLPDQVIGDERRAFQLILHMVGYLLNVYDGRGTVIFRVFQESGTEAKDDKMLGMWRSSMPDEHVYIKFQTEISEKDSQSDGSISAANYAGRRYNSNEVKEGLSFSMCKKLVQMMQGNIWISNNMLGFAQCMTLVLRFQIRSFGRAIFAHGSSSEPISNSKLKGLRVILADDDDVNRIVTNKLLEKLGCQVTSVSSGFECLSALTAAEKTYQIVLLDLHMPEMDGFEVALRIRKLRSQNWPVIIALTASAEEYVMERCLQTGMSGVIRKPILLQGMADELRKVLHWAGDGL